In the genome of Salinigranum halophilum, the window ACTATCGCAACGACTGTACCCAGTTCAACCGAAGTTGAGCCCTCCACTAGTAGAATAGCTGCAGCTAGTACGACAAACCAAATGCCAACATAGATCGTTCGAGTGATTGCTGGTCCAAATCCTCCCCAAAGATACAGCATTACCGTCATGGGTATAAAAGCAGGGACAATTAAAAATGCCAATCGAATATGCCGAGTGCGCAAGAAATTGAGTCCTCTCTTAGTCATATTTTCAATTACAAGGAGCATGAACGAAGCGAGTATTATAAAAGCTATGACGATACTGATTGCCGTTGATATTCGAGTGATCGTAAATATATTTGTGACAGACTCATTGAACCGATTGATAAATACAGTATCAAACCCACCACCTTCGGGAGAAGTGAAAAAAAGTATTCTGGTCACAATTTCGAAGACACGGTTATTTGCAAATGTTCCAATTGAAGTGTAGATTACGCCGAAGGTCATAACTTCCAACCACGTAACTAGTCTTTTTGTGGAGCCTGTAAGCTTAACATAGATTTGGTCGAGAATAAACGTTCCAGAGAGTAGTAATACGAAAACAAGTGCAAATGTATGATATTGACTTGCGATTGCAGCAGAAAAAACAGACAATAATATAAACCTTCTATATATTCTCTGTATGCTTCCAACTATTATGAATGCTCCGACCAGTACACCCAACGCCACACCACCGGGATGGTAGCCGTTACTCGCGATGAATATCGCGGACTCTGCCGGAAATAGCGAAAATGTTAATATTAAAAAAAGATGTTTGAGGGACATTTCAGATCCGTTTTTTATTGATACGCGCGATAACCAACCTAAGCACAAAGCCGGGATTACTAGTGTCCCAGCGAATGGAACCAGCCTTACAAACGCGATACCACTCCTCGAACCACTTGTCCCAGTAATAATATTAATAATAGCATACATCATAGAACCAGAGTCATATGTTTGCGAATACATCCATGCCGACAGTTGTGTGACGGGTTCAAATTCACGCCTTGTGAGCCCGGTAGAAAACGCATATCTGGCCATATCTATATTCGCTCCAAAGCCTCCTGCGATAGGGGATCCAGTCCCCACCCCGTGTATCCGCATACGAAAGTACCATGAAAGAACACATACCCAAATGCAGATGAAAATCCAATTCCTGCGTTTCATGGCTCTCAGGTCCTGCTCAGAAAACCTAATACTTGTGATGTCGATTATTCATTATTGTTACTGTCTTCAGTAGAATTCCCTTATCTTTTTGACTTCTGAATCGGTAATCCCACCAAAAAGGTATAGACAAACACAGTAGACTGAAGAGAATACTAATATGTGGAATATTAATCGGACAGGGGATGAAATAAATGGAGAGAGCAGATAAGACGGTATTACTGCGGTACCGATCGCGGAGATACTTGGTATGAATCTTTTGTCAAACAGTTTTATTTCGATTATTCCAGTCATTTTCAAATAGTGTGCAATTTTAATCACAACTAACCCAGTAGCGGTACCAACGCTTGCTCCAACGATTCCAATTCGCGGCACAAGAATAATATTTAGACCTGTGTTAATAGCCGCACCACCAAGGTAGGTCCAGAACACAAACTTGGACATATCCGCAGACTTTAGTAGATTCGTTGAGGGGCCGAGAAAAATGTATAGGAATTGACCAAAAACTATAATAATCAAAGCAACTCTACCTTGAGAAAACTCTGCCCCAAATAAGTAACTCAGAGACTGGCCTGCAAATACTGTCAAGTATACTGTGGGAGCGATCGCCGTTAAAACGGCCCAACGTCTACCGCTTTGGTATCTTCGTGCAAGCTCAGAATAATTTTTATTTTCAAGTAATGCACTGTATTTTGCGTAAAGACTACTAGCAATGGCGGTGAGAAAGATGCTAAGATTGGTTCCTAACAAGAATGAGGCCTGGTAGACACCTACAGATGATTCATTGAGAAAAATTCCGACTATAGCAGTATCAGTCCAATTCAATAGGAAACCTACACTTGCAGTCAACATCAAAGGTGCTGAGAACGAGAGTAATTTAGACGGATTGTATTCAGCCAAGTCCAAGTTGCGAATTGGTAGTAACTTAATCGAAAAATAAGCACCAATAATACCTGCCATCCACATGGACAGCGAGTAAGCAACACCGATATC includes:
- a CDS encoding flippase, encoding MSDDGSLILKNASYIFVGSVVANIASFGFRLLLAREFGAEGFGTFSLGLMIVSVITTVCLFGVPDGLVNFIGKYRASEHPDRILGDVITGTVLTIGLSLLFLFTLRLFSSAISTEIFGSPELKQMMLYMSFVIPANVLVYLSSSIALGYEKGGLNTLIKQIFPRFFLIALAAIVIFFDGQLLDIGVAYSLSMWMAGIIGAYFSIKLLPIRNLDLAEYNPSKLLSFSAPLMLTASVGFLLNWTDTAIVGIFLNESSVGVYQASFLLGTNLSIFLTAIASSLYAKYSALLENKNYSELARRYQSGRRWAVLTAIAPTVYLTVFAGQSLSYLFGAEFSQGRVALIIIVFGQFLYIFLGPSTNLLKSADMSKFVFWTYLGGAAINTGLNIILVPRIGIVGASVGTATGLVVIKIAHYLKMTGIIEIKLFDKRFIPSISAIGTAVIPSYLLSPFISSPVRLIFHILVFSSVYCVCLYLFGGITDSEVKKIREFY